The following proteins are co-located in the Melanotaenia boesemani isolate fMelBoe1 chromosome 5, fMelBoe1.pri, whole genome shotgun sequence genome:
- the LOC121639578 gene encoding PHD finger protein ALFIN-LIKE 2-like has translation MQMAMKVVENHPYVPEDMNIDTSKKSMSSKRLEMAAEILESSVFDEERDRHAPWRWPKDVWLQCDSCKRWFHQLCLGMTTALLNRFKKGKWKCCLCC, from the exons ATGCAG ATGGCCATGAAGGTGGTGGAAAACCACCCTTATGTCCCCGAAGACATGAACATTGACACATCAAAAAAATCAATGTCATCCAAGCGACTGGAGATGGCAGCTGAGATTCTGGAGAGCTCTG tttttgatgaagagagagacagacacgCCCCCTGGAGGTGGCCCAAAGACGTGTGg CTTCAGTGTGACTCATGCAAACGATGGTTCCACCAGCTGTGCCTTGGCATGACTACAGCACTCCTCAACAGGTTTAAGAAAGGAAAATGGAAGTGCTGTCTCTGTTGCTGA